In Myxococcota bacterium, one genomic interval encodes:
- a CDS encoding lipid-transfer protein, protein MGRKVFVVGVGMTKFEKPGSKEWDYPDMGREAGQKALADAGIPFSEVEQAAVGYCYGDSTCGERAFYELGLSGIPIYNVNNNCSTGSTALFMAKQFIEGGLAECAMALGFEKMEKGSLGIKYTDRTTPMDKHFKLMVAERGFAKAPGAPQMFGNAGLEHMERYGTTAEQFAKIGWKNHKHSVNNPYSQFQDEYTLAQILEAPTVYGPLTKLQCCPTSDGGAAAVLASEDFVKKHKLESKAVEIVGMAMATDLPSTFDEKSMIKLVGFDLTQKAAGKVYQQSGLGPENVDVVELHDCFSCNELITYEGLGLCPVGKGGEFVDSGANTYGGKVVVNPSGGLISKGHPLGATGLAQCSELTWQLRGQADKRQVAGAKVALQHNLGLGGAAVVAMYRKAQFS, encoded by the coding sequence ATGGGTCGCAAGGTATTCGTCGTCGGCGTCGGCATGACCAAGTTCGAGAAGCCGGGCTCGAAGGAATGGGACTACCCGGACATGGGCCGCGAGGCGGGGCAGAAGGCGCTGGCCGACGCGGGCATCCCGTTCTCGGAGGTCGAGCAGGCCGCCGTGGGCTACTGCTACGGTGACTCGACCTGCGGCGAGCGCGCGTTCTACGAGCTCGGTCTCTCGGGCATCCCGATCTACAACGTGAACAACAACTGCTCGACCGGCTCGACCGCGCTGTTCATGGCCAAGCAGTTCATCGAGGGGGGCCTGGCCGAGTGCGCCATGGCGCTGGGCTTCGAGAAGATGGAGAAGGGGTCACTCGGCATCAAATACACCGACCGCACCACCCCGATGGACAAGCACTTCAAGCTCATGGTCGCCGAGCGCGGCTTCGCCAAGGCGCCGGGCGCGCCGCAGATGTTCGGCAACGCGGGCCTCGAGCACATGGAGCGCTACGGCACCACCGCCGAGCAGTTCGCCAAGATCGGCTGGAAGAACCACAAGCACTCGGTGAACAACCCCTACTCGCAGTTCCAGGACGAGTACACGCTGGCGCAGATCCTCGAGGCGCCGACCGTGTACGGTCCGCTCACCAAGCTGCAGTGCTGCCCGACTTCCGACGGCGGCGCCGCCGCGGTGCTCGCGAGCGAGGACTTCGTGAAGAAGCACAAGCTCGAGTCGAAGGCGGTCGAGATCGTGGGCATGGCCATGGCGACCGACCTGCCGAGCACGTTCGACGAGAAGAGCATGATCAAGCTCGTCGGCTTCGACCTCACCCAGAAGGCCGCCGGCAAGGTCTACCAGCAGTCCGGCCTCGGCCCCGAGAACGTCGACGTCGTGGAGCTCCACGACTGCTTCTCGTGCAACGAGCTGATCACCTACGAAGGCCTGGGTCTGTGCCCGGTCGGCAAGGGCGGTGAGTTCGTCGACTCGGGTGCGAACACGTATGGCGGCAAGGTGGTGGTGAATCCCTCGGGCGGACTGATCTCGAAGGGCCACCCGCTGGGCGCCACGGGTCTCGCGCAGTGCTCCGAGCTCACCTGGCAGCTGCGCGGCCAGGCCGACAAGCGCCAGGTGGCGGGCGCCAAGGTCGCTCTGCAGCACAACCTCGGCCTGGGCGGCGCGGCCGTCGTGGCGATGTACCGAAAGGCTCAGTTCTCCTAA
- a CDS encoding efflux RND transporter periplasmic adaptor subunit: MKKTRIALTLSLAAALALGCSGKKQEKAVAAPNVSLGDATAVDIDDRIEATGELVSPNHAKIAAEVGGRITSLYINEGQPAHAGDRVLEIDPERRELDLRAARASNAEAQAGLADQKRAAERAAALFKKNVASQAQLDTAQTQLELARSRADAAAAQLGQSERARRDAEVKAPFAGLIAQRFVSVGEFVQPGTPLFELVALDPIEVEFRVAEVDSSRVRSGQVVDVRVAPFPDEVFQATVTLVSPMIDPASRTLRVKGTLANPDGKLRPGLFARADLGVAHREAVLMIPDEAVLERSDGKVVFRMAGPDKVERRVIQTGAHKGGKVEVVEGLANGDKVVTRGHTALVDGAIVAIRNPDGSLTEPDVASGVAHEPARTE, translated from the coding sequence GTGAAGAAGACACGCATCGCACTCACTCTGTCGCTCGCCGCTGCGCTCGCGCTGGGCTGCTCGGGAAAGAAGCAGGAGAAGGCCGTCGCCGCGCCCAACGTGTCGCTGGGCGACGCGACCGCGGTAGACATCGACGACCGCATCGAGGCGACGGGCGAGCTGGTGTCTCCCAACCACGCGAAGATCGCGGCCGAGGTCGGCGGGCGAATCACTTCGCTGTACATCAACGAGGGCCAGCCCGCGCACGCCGGCGACCGCGTGCTCGAGATCGACCCCGAACGGCGCGAGCTCGATCTGCGCGCCGCGCGCGCCAGCAACGCCGAGGCGCAGGCGGGGCTCGCCGACCAGAAGCGCGCCGCCGAGCGCGCCGCGGCGCTGTTCAAGAAGAACGTCGCCTCGCAGGCGCAGCTCGACACGGCGCAGACCCAGCTCGAGCTGGCGCGCTCGCGCGCCGACGCGGCGGCCGCCCAGCTCGGCCAGTCCGAGCGCGCGCGCCGCGACGCCGAGGTGAAGGCGCCGTTCGCGGGCCTGATCGCGCAGCGCTTCGTCTCGGTGGGCGAGTTCGTGCAGCCCGGCACGCCGCTGTTCGAGCTGGTCGCGCTCGACCCGATCGAGGTCGAGTTCCGCGTGGCCGAGGTCGACTCCAGCCGCGTGCGCTCCGGACAGGTGGTCGACGTGCGCGTCGCGCCGTTCCCCGACGAGGTGTTCCAGGCCACGGTCACCCTCGTCTCGCCCATGATCGACCCGGCGTCGCGCACGCTGCGCGTGAAGGGCACGCTCGCGAACCCGGACGGCAAGCTGCGCCCCGGCCTGTTCGCGCGCGCAGACCTCGGCGTCGCGCACCGCGAGGCCGTGCTGATGATCCCCGACGAGGCCGTGCTCGAGCGCTCCGACGGCAAGGTCGTGTTCCGCATGGCCGGCCCAGACAAAGTCGAGCGGCGCGTGATCCAGACCGGCGCGCACAAGGGCGGCAAGGTCGAGGTCGTCGAGGGCCTGGCGAACGGCGACAAAGTCGTGACTCGCGGGCACACCGCGCTGGTCGACGGCGCGATCGTGGCGATCCGGAACCCCGACGGCAGCCTGACCGAGCCCGACGTGGCGAGCGGCGTCGCGCACGAGCCCGCGCGGACCGAGTGA
- a CDS encoding pyridoxal phosphate-dependent aminotransferase — protein sequence MPREPKPRARTSPIRSMTVACARAGGVNLAQGVCDTPVPEIVRRAAQEAIEAGANTYTRSDGIPELRAALAQKMRRDDGLDYDPEGEIVVTSGATGAFYVAAQALLEPGDEVVLFEPYYGYHRNTLEALGVAPVYVPLAEPDYALDLAALESRLTPRTRALVINTPGNPSGRVWTRAELLAVGELARARDLWLFTDEVYEHFVFDGRRHVSPASLPGLRERTITMNALSKTFAITGWRIGWLAAPRALCEAFAHLHDLVYVCAPAPLQRGCAVGLGKLDPEYYAAIGVEYQRKRDQLCAALADAGLTPNVPGGSYFALADLSRLPGADGDARAMALLERAGVACVPGTAFWRGEAGERVGRFCFGKTDADLDLACRRLRNMQV from the coding sequence ATGCCGCGCGAGCCCAAGCCCCGCGCGCGCACGTCGCCGATCCGCAGCATGACCGTGGCCTGCGCGCGCGCCGGCGGCGTGAACCTGGCGCAGGGCGTGTGCGACACGCCGGTGCCCGAGATCGTGCGCCGCGCCGCGCAGGAGGCCATCGAGGCCGGCGCCAACACCTACACCCGCTCCGACGGCATTCCCGAGCTGCGCGCGGCGCTCGCCCAGAAGATGCGCCGCGACGACGGGCTCGACTACGACCCCGAGGGCGAGATCGTGGTCACGAGCGGCGCGACCGGCGCCTTCTACGTCGCCGCGCAGGCGCTGCTCGAGCCGGGCGACGAGGTGGTGCTGTTCGAGCCCTACTACGGCTACCACCGCAACACGCTCGAGGCGCTCGGCGTCGCGCCCGTGTACGTGCCGCTGGCCGAGCCCGACTACGCGCTCGACCTGGCCGCGCTCGAGTCACGACTCACTCCGCGCACGCGCGCGCTGGTGATCAACACGCCCGGCAACCCCTCGGGCCGCGTGTGGACGCGCGCCGAGCTTCTGGCCGTGGGCGAGCTCGCGCGCGCGCGCGACCTGTGGCTGTTCACGGACGAGGTCTACGAGCACTTCGTGTTCGACGGCCGGCGCCATGTGAGTCCCGCCAGCCTGCCCGGGCTGCGCGAGCGCACGATCACCATGAACGCGCTGTCCAAGACCTTCGCGATCACCGGCTGGCGCATCGGCTGGCTGGCTGCGCCCCGCGCGCTGTGCGAGGCGTTCGCGCACCTGCACGACCTGGTCTACGTGTGCGCGCCGGCGCCGCTGCAGCGCGGCTGCGCAGTGGGGCTCGGCAAGCTCGACCCCGAGTACTACGCGGCGATCGGCGTCGAGTACCAGCGCAAGCGCGACCAGCTGTGCGCGGCGCTGGCCGACGCGGGACTCACTCCGAACGTGCCCGGCGGCTCCTACTTCGCGCTCGCGGACCTGTCGCGCCTGCCCGGCGCCGACGGCGACGCGCGCGCGATGGCACTGCTCGAGCGCGCCGGCGTGGCCTGCGTGCCCGGCACGGCGTTCTGGCGCGGCGAGGCGGGCGAGCGCGTGGGCCGCTTCTGCTTCGGCAAGACCGACGCCGACCTCGACCTGGCCTGCCGCCGGCTCAGAAACATGCAGGTTTGA
- a CDS encoding MATE family efflux transporter produces the protein MSETQPDSELEAPYEPELGAALPSEAIALEAGAPTREELRRRADRDIVRLAWPAVVSQLLATTVSSVDVFMLGRLGTEAVAAAGYTSQYYQLAQGALFGLSAACVALMARAIGAGDPARARHAFAASLSLAFVGAVAIATAGLAFPRDAMHLLGAAPQVVELAVPYFRLTMSSSVLFALALTMESGFRASRNTALPLSIAAGVTVVKLGLNGLLIFGVFGLPQLGLTGAGIATLASQAAGLTLFLAMTRRRGRPESPALRITRADFSGVRALLAETARVSWPAAGERLLINFALFIYYRVLSSYGTPAIAAYTIGVRILAFSWIAPTGISIAASTLVGQALGARDVRVAARAGWRAARLSLIAALPLFIVFILLRDRFAHFFTHDPAVIEPLEPFMVWLGVAQPFLSLHFTLSGALRGAGDTKTPLWSAIFGNWIFRVPLALLVANVLHLPVVWVWGTVVFDHVTRAVWLTWSFRRERWAGNLGART, from the coding sequence GTGAGTGAGACGCAGCCCGACTCCGAGCTCGAGGCGCCCTACGAGCCCGAGCTCGGGGCCGCGTTGCCCAGCGAAGCGATCGCGCTGGAGGCGGGCGCGCCGACGCGCGAAGAGCTGCGCCGGCGCGCCGATCGCGACATCGTGCGGCTGGCCTGGCCGGCCGTCGTGTCTCAGCTCCTGGCCACGACCGTCTCGTCGGTCGACGTGTTCATGCTGGGGCGGCTCGGCACCGAGGCCGTCGCCGCCGCGGGCTACACGTCGCAGTACTACCAGCTCGCGCAGGGCGCGCTGTTCGGTCTCTCGGCGGCGTGCGTCGCGCTGATGGCGCGCGCGATCGGCGCGGGTGACCCCGCGCGCGCGCGCCACGCCTTCGCGGCCTCGCTCTCGCTCGCCTTCGTGGGGGCGGTGGCGATCGCGACTGCGGGGCTCGCGTTCCCGCGCGACGCCATGCACCTGCTCGGCGCCGCGCCGCAGGTGGTCGAGCTCGCGGTCCCGTACTTCCGGCTGACCATGAGCTCGAGTGTCTTGTTCGCGCTCGCGCTCACCATGGAGAGCGGCTTCCGTGCCTCGCGCAACACGGCCTTGCCGCTCTCGATCGCGGCGGGAGTCACCGTCGTGAAGCTCGGCCTGAACGGGCTCCTGATCTTCGGCGTCTTCGGCCTGCCGCAGCTCGGACTCACCGGCGCCGGCATCGCGACGCTGGCCTCGCAGGCCGCGGGGCTCACGCTGTTCCTGGCCATGACTCGCCGGCGCGGCCGGCCCGAGAGCCCGGCGCTGCGCATCACGCGCGCCGACTTCAGCGGCGTGCGCGCGCTGCTCGCCGAGACCGCGCGCGTGTCGTGGCCGGCCGCGGGCGAGCGGCTCTTGATCAACTTCGCGCTGTTCATCTACTACCGCGTGCTGTCGAGCTACGGCACGCCGGCGATCGCGGCCTACACGATCGGCGTGCGCATCCTGGCTTTCTCGTGGATCGCGCCCACGGGGATCTCGATCGCGGCGTCGACGCTGGTGGGACAGGCGCTGGGCGCGCGCGACGTGCGCGTGGCCGCGCGCGCGGGCTGGCGCGCGGCGCGGCTGTCGCTGATCGCCGCGCTGCCGCTGTTCATCGTGTTCATCCTCTTGCGCGACCGCTTCGCGCACTTCTTCACGCACGACCCGGCGGTGATCGAGCCGCTCGAGCCGTTCATGGTCTGGCTCGGCGTGGCGCAGCCGTTCCTGAGCCTGCACTTCACGCTCTCGGGGGCGCTGCGCGGCGCGGGAGACACGAAGACGCCGCTCTGGTCGGCGATCTTCGGCAACTGGATCTTTCGCGTGCCGCTCGCCCTCCTGGTCGCCAACGTGCTGCACCTGCCCGTGGTCTGGGTCTGGGGCACGGTCGTGTTCGACCATGTGACTCGCGCCGTCTGGCTCACCTGGTCGTTCCGGCGCGAGCGCTGGGCGGGGAATCTCGGCGCACGGACCTGA
- a CDS encoding SDR family oxidoreductase produces the protein MSDIRFDGRVAVITGAGGGLGKTYALELARRGAHVVANDLGGAADGSGKSHSMADQTVDEIKAAGGQAVANYDSVATPQGGEGIIQTALDKFGRVDIVINNAGILRDKSFAKLEPADLEIVLDVHLKGAFYVSQPAFRAMKEQNYGRFLFTASAAGIFGNFGQTNYGAAKMGLVGLSNVLAVEGAKSNIKSNVIAPIAKTRLTENLLGPMASNLEPTTVTPLACYLVSEACELSHEVFSVGGGRFARVFVGLTPGWFAGKGKSVTLEDVRDHLGQIMDEKNYIVPKSIGDEMRVIAKDLMG, from the coding sequence GTGAGCGACATTCGTTTCGACGGCCGAGTGGCCGTCATCACCGGAGCAGGCGGCGGCCTGGGCAAGACCTACGCGCTCGAGCTGGCGCGCCGCGGCGCGCACGTGGTCGCGAACGACCTGGGCGGCGCGGCCGACGGCAGCGGCAAGAGTCACTCGATGGCCGACCAGACCGTCGACGAGATCAAGGCCGCGGGCGGCCAGGCGGTCGCGAACTACGACTCGGTCGCCACCCCGCAGGGCGGCGAGGGCATCATCCAGACCGCGCTCGACAAGTTCGGCCGCGTCGACATCGTGATCAACAACGCCGGCATCCTGCGCGACAAGAGCTTCGCCAAGCTCGAGCCCGCGGACCTGGAGATCGTGCTCGACGTGCACCTGAAGGGCGCGTTCTACGTGAGTCAGCCCGCGTTCCGCGCCATGAAGGAGCAGAACTACGGCCGCTTCCTGTTCACCGCCTCGGCGGCCGGCATCTTCGGCAACTTCGGTCAGACCAACTACGGCGCGGCCAAGATGGGGCTGGTGGGCCTGTCGAACGTGCTCGCGGTCGAAGGCGCGAAGAGCAACATCAAGTCGAACGTGATCGCGCCGATCGCCAAGACGCGACTCACCGAGAACCTGCTCGGCCCCATGGCGTCGAACCTGGAGCCGACCACGGTGACTCCGCTGGCCTGCTACCTGGTGTCGGAGGCCTGCGAGCTGTCGCACGAGGTGTTCTCGGTCGGCGGCGGGCGCTTCGCGCGCGTGTTCGTCGGGCTCACGCCCGGCTGGTTCGCGGGCAAGGGCAAGTCGGTCACGCTCGAGGACGTGCGCGACCACCTGGGTCAGATCATGGACGAGAAGAACTACATCGTGCCCAAGAGCATTGGCGACGAGATGCGTGTCATCGCCAAGGACCTCATGGGCTGA
- a CDS encoding TetR/AcrR family transcriptional regulator: MEPQLQPAALRRNRQREEARRAILDATEAILLEDGEELLSIRKLALRCGYTAPTIYHYFRDKDGLIDALLEERFSRLLQRIRRVALVADPVANIREYSRAFFRFASANPTFYRVMIRGSSDGGERKIQAAEAAREIMSDQLRALAAAGRLWTTDVDAALQSLWAVLHGVVALRLGNPKYGWSKNFSEVALETVLRGLVRPALARNGKGPS; this comes from the coding sequence ATGGAACCCCAGCTCCAGCCCGCGGCCCTGCGCCGCAACCGCCAGCGCGAGGAAGCCCGCCGGGCCATCCTCGACGCGACCGAAGCGATCCTGCTCGAGGACGGCGAGGAGCTCTTGTCGATCCGCAAGCTCGCGCTGCGCTGCGGCTATACGGCGCCCACGATATACCACTATTTCCGCGACAAGGACGGACTCATCGACGCGCTGCTCGAGGAGCGCTTCTCGCGGCTCTTGCAGCGCATCCGGCGCGTCGCGCTCGTCGCCGACCCGGTGGCGAACATCCGCGAGTACTCGCGCGCGTTCTTCCGCTTCGCGTCCGCCAACCCGACCTTCTACCGCGTGATGATCCGCGGCTCGAGCGACGGCGGCGAGCGCAAGATCCAGGCCGCCGAAGCGGCGCGCGAGATCATGTCGGACCAGCTGCGCGCGCTGGCGGCCGCCGGCCGGCTGTGGACGACCGACGTCGACGCCGCGCTCCAGTCACTCTGGGCGGTGCTGCACGGCGTGGTCGCGCTGCGGCTGGGCAACCCCAAGTACGGTTGGTCGAAGAATTTCAGCGAGGTTGCGCTGGAGACGGTGCTGCGCGGACTGGTCCGCCCCGCCCTGGCCCGCAACGGAAAAGGCCCGTCGTGA
- a CDS encoding MaoC/PaaZ C-terminal domain-containing protein gives MPIDLEKARGAKLAPSTGEWGQDQVILYHLGIGAGSGPGKATDPKELSYTYEKELKVLPSYGVIPVFGAVGGMAGVPGIQINFALVLHGEQDIEIHRPIPVRAKIESQGRIAGIYDKGKAALVVVEVETKEQGGAPLFTNRFSIFARGEGGFGGDAGPKAGNEAPTRKPDAVVESPTVSHQALLYRLSGDKNPLHADPAFAKLGGFDKPILHGLCSFGIVCKAAVDQMLGGDVAKVARYQARFAGVLFPGETIETSLWREGNQILISAKCKERNAPVISNAAITLRA, from the coding sequence ATGCCGATCGATCTGGAGAAGGCGCGCGGTGCCAAGCTGGCGCCGAGCACGGGTGAGTGGGGCCAGGACCAGGTCATCCTCTACCACCTGGGCATCGGTGCGGGCAGCGGCCCGGGCAAGGCGACCGACCCCAAGGAGCTCTCGTACACCTACGAGAAGGAGCTGAAGGTCCTGCCGAGCTACGGAGTGATTCCCGTGTTCGGCGCGGTCGGCGGCATGGCCGGCGTGCCGGGCATCCAGATCAACTTCGCGCTGGTGCTGCACGGCGAGCAGGACATCGAGATCCACCGCCCGATCCCGGTGCGCGCCAAGATCGAGTCACAGGGCCGGATCGCCGGCATCTACGACAAGGGCAAGGCGGCGCTCGTCGTGGTCGAGGTCGAGACCAAGGAGCAGGGCGGGGCGCCGCTCTTCACCAACCGCTTCTCGATCTTCGCGCGCGGCGAGGGCGGCTTCGGCGGCGACGCTGGCCCCAAGGCGGGCAACGAGGCGCCGACGCGCAAGCCCGACGCCGTGGTCGAGTCACCGACCGTGAGTCACCAGGCGCTGCTCTACCGCCTGTCGGGCGACAAGAACCCGCTGCACGCCGACCCCGCGTTCGCCAAGCTCGGCGGCTTCGACAAGCCGATCCTGCACGGGCTGTGCTCGTTCGGGATCGTGTGCAAGGCGGCGGTCGACCAGATGCTCGGGGGCGATGTCGCGAAGGTCGCGCGCTACCAGGCGCGCTTCGCCGGCGTGTTGTTCCCCGGCGAGACCATCGAGACCTCGCTGTGGCGCGAAGGCAACCAGATCCTGATCAGCGCGAAGTGCAAGGAGCGCAACGCGCCCGTCATCTCCAACGCAGCAATCACGCTCAGAGCTTGA
- a CDS encoding TetR/AcrR family transcriptional regulator, which produces MAPPSPAAQVRRPERRTQEERSASTRQRLLDATLESLVEVGYAATSTTAVCARAGLSRGAQLHHYPTKADLVIAAVAHLAKRRAAELLADVPREGPPELRLATALDAIWASFSGPLFAAALELWVASRTDAALRDNLVRFERQVGRAMSRLFGELAGSDSRDFGALLELTFHMMRGMALQRILRDDDTERRRLFELWKRLVSESLGGAKGKERRS; this is translated from the coding sequence GTGGCACCCCCCTCCCCGGCAGCACAGGTGCGCCGTCCCGAACGGCGCACCCAGGAAGAGCGCAGCGCGTCGACGCGCCAGCGCCTGCTCGACGCCACGCTCGAGTCGCTGGTCGAGGTCGGCTACGCGGCCACCTCGACCACCGCCGTGTGCGCGCGCGCCGGCCTCTCGCGCGGCGCGCAGCTCCACCACTACCCGACCAAGGCCGACCTCGTGATCGCCGCGGTCGCGCACCTGGCCAAGCGCCGCGCCGCGGAGCTCCTGGCCGACGTGCCCCGCGAGGGTCCGCCCGAGCTGCGGCTGGCGACCGCGCTCGACGCCATCTGGGCCAGCTTCTCCGGCCCCTTGTTCGCGGCCGCGCTCGAGCTGTGGGTGGCGTCGCGCACCGACGCCGCGCTGCGCGACAACCTGGTGCGCTTCGAGCGCCAGGTGGGCCGCGCCATGTCGCGCCTGTTCGGCGAGCTCGCGGGCAGTGACTCGCGCGACTTCGGCGCGCTGCTCGAGCTGACCTTCCACATGATGCGCGGGATGGCCCTGCAGCGGATCCTGCGCGACGACGACACCGAACGGCGCCGGTTGTTCGAGCTCTGGAAACGCCTCGTTTCCGAGTCACTCGGCGGCGCCAAGGGAAAGGAGAGACGATCGTGA